CTATTTAGACATAAACGACTGGGAAAAATTGCTTAATACGTATGCAGAGAATAGTTACGAAAATATGTGGCAATCTTTATTTGATTGCTATGATCTTTTTAGAAAATACTCCAAATTAGTTGCTCATCGTTTAAGTTACGACTATCCAGATTATGATGAACAGATTACTGGGTATACTGAAAAAATTTTTCATTCCTTTCGTAAAAACCATTAAAAGCGGAAGAAGTTCCATTGTCATTCCCAGAGATAAACAATATATATGACTATAAAATACCTTTTTGATTTAGTGCACAACAGTATTCCATCTTGTGTCCAGTGCAAAATGAAAAAACCTGATCAGCAGCTGCTGATCAGGTTTTTTCATACCTTTAAATATGTGATTGAATCTTTTTGTCAGCTGAAAGCTGTTTCCTAAACGGAAATAGACTGCGCACGGTTTCATCCCGCAGCCATAAGCCTCCCCATGCTATAACAGCTAAATATACCGGAAACAAAGTATGAGAAAAGAGCGGGGCATCCAATCGTAAATGTGTAGCGATAACGCCTCCATAATAGCCGGTCAGGAGTACTGCTCCCAAGAGAGAAGTCCGCGGTACAAGATACAGAATCACAGATAATAGCCCAAGCAATCCAATGATAAAAATGTGATGCTCCTCAAAACCAAGCGAAAGGGTTCCTTCAACAACCTGAACAGGTTTGACAAATTTCATAATACTGTCAAATAACATAAACAGGATAACCAGTCCGCTCATCACCCAAGAAGTCAAAAGGCGGCCTTTTGAAACACTTTTTGCCATGATTGTTTGTACCTCCCTGATTTTTGTATGATACTCTGTACACTTTAGTTCCTCGTGTGTAATCATACATCATTTCAAAATACTGGATGAGTTTTAAAATTATGACTTCTAATTTTGTTCTTACATCCGTCAGGCTAATGAAATCCTTCTCTTTCTTTTTCTAGTAAAATCTTTGAAATCCCGGAAAAACATCATGGCCCATGCCAAAATGGACGACTTGGAGTTTTGTTTTATTGCCTCTGCTTTCTTTTCCAAGTCTCTCTATTTCTGCAGAAGTTAATCGAGGTCATGCAAACAGTCCTCTTTACTTTTCCGAATTACAGTGAGTTAACAAATAAATCCTTTTTTCATTATTTTTTGCAGGCATCATTATTATTTTTAAATTGCCGCCAAACAGCTCTCTCAGTCAAACAAACACAAGCTTCATTTTCACTCTTCGTGTCAGATTCAATAACGGTCAGTCTCCTATTCAAACATCATAACCCCGGGATCTTTCTTATAACAATGCACAAGGATCGCATGCAGCTGGCCTCGATGATGATACAAATGAACTGCCATTTCTAAAAGCCATTCATACCGGGTATAAACGGTTCCCCAATAAGAGGTCATTTCCTGATGAAGTTCTTTTTCATTAAATTGACTGAACCGTTCTGATAAAATAATGTGATTCTTAATCAATGCTTCTTTTATGTCGTGGAGGTTATTTAAAGCTGCAGAAGAATAGAAGCCGGCCATCTCTTCCCAGCTTGCTCCTTCAGAAATCAGCAGATCTGCATGACAGATCATTGCAATATGTTTGAGCAGCTCTCCGACGGAATGCTTGTCAGCTGTCGGTCTTTTCATCAAATCACTTTCTTCTAACGTTTCTATAATCTTAATAATAGTGTCATTTGCCACCTCAATTTGATGCAATGCATTTTTAACATATGGATTCAAAAGCCAAACCTCTCCCTTATCTCCGCTTTAAAATAATTATCGGATATTTACCTTTCCTCTACAAGAAAAAAGCCGCTCTATCCGTTAGAATAAAGCAGCTTCATCAAAAGATTAATATAATTTGGTGATTAAATCATTTTCCAAAAACATCGTTGATAACTCTATATCTTTATATAACTTGTTATAATTTTCTCTGCAGGCTTCAATGTCTGTCTGCTTTTTGGTTTTATTATCTATACATTTACCAGATGAAAAAACGCCATCATGGGAAGCAATGTAATCATAGCTATCAGAGTAAAACGAATAACGTGTTGTTTCGTAAGCAAATCCTGCAAAGCCCTCATGATCAGCATCAAGAGGTTTCCCAAACTGAATCAGCTTCTGATCGATTCCAAGCAAAGACGTGATTGTTGGAAAGATGTCCATCTGGCTGGCAGTTACTTCATTGACTGCACCCTCTGTTTGCCCGGGATGATGAATGATCAGCGGGATATTGAATTGTTCTTTTTCATTAAAATCCACAGCAATCAGTTTATTGATTTCATCTTTATCCATTGGCAGCGGTCCATAGTGATCGCCATATACAACAAAGATTGTATCGTCCCACAGGTTTTTCCTTTTCAAATCTTCGATAAATAGACCAATTGTCTCGTCGAAGTATTTTGTAGACTGCAAATAATGACCTGTATTCGTGCCTTCAAACCTTTTTGGAAGATTTAAATATTGATGGTCTTTCGGCATAACAAAAGGACGATGGTTGGTAAGCGAGACAATGAAATTATAGAAAGGCTTTTTATCTTCTGTGTATATCTCAGCCATTTGATTAAATATACTTTCATCCGAAATACCAAGTCCAACAATTTCATCCGCTGTAATTTTCGGGTGATTTTTATGGTAAAACGTTTGATACCCTTGTTCCGGATAGGCTTGATGGCGATTCCAGAAATCAGGATTATTGCCATGGGTTGCGCTGGTTGAATATCCTTCCCGTTTTAAAACGTTCGCGAGCGACATGTATTCGTTAAAAGGATATGCATTATAAACACCTTTAGGCGCCATTGGATATAAAGAATTATTTGAAACAAATTCTGCATCAGACGTATTACCGCGTCCAATTTGCAGATAAGTATTCGGATAATAATGACTTTCTCCAATCAAATCATTCAAATTCGGAGTGACCTCTTCCCCATTCACTTTCAGTCCGATTGGGAACGTGTTTAAAGATTCTGCTTGAATGACAATGACGTTTTTCCCTTTAAATTTGCCGTAATAAGGTGATTCTTTCTGCAATTCTTGATTTTCACTGAAATACGACTGCAGTTCTTGAATTTGTTTTTTGTCATTAAGGAAGGTTTCCTTAGCAAAAGCCTGTTTAAGCATATTTTGTTTCACATCGTAAATATGGGCAGGAAGAACTCCTGTTAATGAGACTTTATATTGATCAGAAAATGTATCTTTCAAAGGGTAAAAAGAAGTAAATAATATAGCTGCTGCTCCAAGTCCGAAGGCAATTCTGCTGAACGCTTTACGCTGTTCATTCTGTTTGATTAAATAATAAACAATCAACAAAACAGCAGCCAGCAAGACATCAATCCAGTATAAATAATCGGCCGGATAGATAAGGGATATAATTGAATCTTTCACATGCCCTAACTGATCAGCCTGCCCAAGCAGTTTTACATTTAAAATAGCATCATAATACCGTTCATAAACAGCATCTGCATATAGGATAAAAGATAGAATGAAATAGATGATGAATGCGGTGATGAATTTTAATTTTGATCTTCCTGTTACTAAGAGGCTTGTTAAACATAAAGCAAAACCGGCAGAGGCAACTAGGATATATTTCTTATGAGGCGATAATTCCATTTCGTGTACAAAATACAGGGTTTTAAACATCCAGAAAACGGTGATCAACCCTACGGTCAGCAAAAACATGACCATGTTCTTTCTATTATTTAATGACAATCTATATTCACACCTTTAAGTAATTTAATCGAACAAAAATAGATCTTTATATTCAGTTAATCATAGCAAAACGAGTTAGCTTTTTAAAGATAATTTTAACAAAAACTTAATACTCCTTTACAAAGAGTTAAAAAACACGTAATCAACCGTTTACATTTAAGCGAACTCTCCCGCACGTAATTTTTTCCGCTTCGTTTTTTATGAAAATCCTTCGTTAAAGATGCTTATTAAAAAAATTTCACAAATCTTAACACATTCAGGAATGAAAAAAAGACTATTTCTGTGATATAGTTTTATTAGTCAAATTTGACTAATGACTAAGGAGGAGACAGCCTATGTTCGAACATTTTCTTAAACGGGGAAAATTAATCATTATTTTATTTTTTATGATTATTTTAGTTGGCGGGTATTTATTTTATCAGCTTCCTAAACGCGAATTGCCGGAGTTTTCAGCAAATATTGTATCAATATCAACTGTTTATCCAGGAGCGGATGCCTCAGTTGTTGAAAGTGATGTAACGGAGGTTTTAGAAGATGTTTTCAAAAATTCAGAAGGCATTGCAAGCATTAATTCCGTTTCTGCACAGGAATTTTCAACTGTTATCATTGAAGTTGATGATAGTGAAGATTTTGAAAAAATATCCAGTAATATTAAACAAAATGTATCCGACAATGTCTCGAAGCTTCCTGAGGGTGCATTTGATCCTGAAGTAAAAAATGCCGCGGCTGATCTACCGGTTGGTTCATATATGATAACTGCTGGAGATATGAATACACTTGAGAGCAGCCAGGAGGAAATTCTTGATTTAAAAGAAAAGGTTCTCGACCTTGACGGTGTATCAGGCGTTACGATTAAAGGCTTTAATGAAAAAGAAGCCATTTTAAAGCTTGACAGTGATAAGTTATCTGATAAGGGGCTGAATGTCTCTACGATTATTGATGCCATCAATAATGAGTATAAAACGACACCACTAGGCGAAACAAAGCAAGACGGCGAAAATGTCGGCCTTTCGCTGAAACAATATAAAGACGTCAAACAAATAAAAGATCTTACCGTACAATCGCCTATTACAAAAGAGCTAATAAAAGTCAGTGATATCGCCGAGCTTGCTTTTGAGGAGAAGGATCAGGAAGATATTGTTTCTTTTAATGGCAAACCCGCGTATTCTTTTACAGTCACGATCGATTCAGGACTTGATATTCCCGCTGCTTTTACTAAAGTAGACAAAGAAATCAAGGATGAATTGAATTTGCCTGAAGGAGCAGAGCTCGAAACGTATTACTCGCAAAAAGCAGATGTTGATACTATTTTTGATGATTTAATCAAAGAGGCAGTCATTGCGGTGCTTGCCGTTATTCTGATTACAACCCTTGGATTAACATTAAGCGGAGCATTTATCGTTTCACTCGCCATTCCCTTATCTATTACCTTGGGGACAATGCCGCTGCCTTTCCTTGATGTTGACCTGAACCAAATTTCTGTGATCGGGCTGATTATCGCACTTGGAATATTGGTCGATGATGCTATTGTTGTGAATGATAATATTCTGCGTCAATATAAGCTGCAGAAAAATGGAAATGTCCTGCAGGCAACAAAAGATGGCGTTAAAGAGGTATGGGGATCAATTGTCACGTCAACGCTTGCAGTTGTTTTTGCATTCCTGCCGATTACCCTGCTGTCAGGTTCGAATGGGTCATTTATCCGGTCCCTTCCCTCCGTTCTTATCTTAACGGTTGTGGCATCCATGATTATCTCATTGACGCTGGTTCCGGTTTATCAATATGCTGTAAATAAGAAGAGAATTCGTTCAAGCGAGAAAGAACCGGGCTTCTTAGGAAAGCCTCTCAAAAAACTGTCGGACTTTTATGCGGATATTCTCCTTGCGAAAATTGTAAAGCGGCCTGTTATCATTGGCGTCGGCGGAATTGCAGCCACATCTTTGATCTTTTTGCTGGCGTTTTACGTTCCGTTTGAGTTTTTCCCATCCGCTAATAAAAAAGAAGTAACTTTAACTGTCACAATGCCTACAGACTACACTCTTGAAGAAACAAACGGTGTTCTTATAGAGCTGGAAAAAGATTTGATGGATATAAAAGAAACCGAAGAGACAGCGATATTTGCCGGTACCGGGGTACCAGGCCTCTTTAGTGAAACGGTTGAAAATGCAGGTCAAAACACAGGTCAAATTGTCGCACGCATAGATAATAAAGCGGTGACTGCCGATGAATATATAGAAGAAAACAAAGATGATCTCAGGGAAAAGTATCCTGATGCAGAAATTTTCTTAACCACAATCGTCCAGGGTCCTCCGACAGAAGCACCTGTAACCGTAAAATTAAGCGGTGAGGATTTCTACAGACTGAATGATATTAAGAATGAGCTTGCAGGTAAAATTCAGAAAGCGGACAACGGCTTGATTATTGACAATGTAAAAGCATCCCTTTCATCCATCCAATATAATCTTGACCGTGATGCTTTAACTGAAAATGGGTTAGACCCTAAATTCATCAGTGATCAAATTCGTTTAGTAACAGAAGGCATTCCTATAGGCACCTTTAAATCTGATAACAAAAACATTGATTTAGTGATGAAGCAGGACACGGAGATTCATCAGGAAGGAATACAGCTGGGTGAAATCGAGGTTCCTCTTCAAACAGAAGGTCCGGTTCCCCAAACAGCGCCAATCAGTGACTTTTTGGAAACAGACACCATTGAACAATATCAAACGATTCCCCATGAAAATGGTGAAAGGACCATTACCCTGAAAGCTTATCCGGGAGAATCAGAAACATTTAAAGAAGATGTTGCAAAAATAGTAAATGAATTTAAAAATCAATATGCAGATGAAGGCTACAGCCTGACTCTAGGAGGAGAAAATGACGATCAGACGCAATTCTTTATCGAAATCAGTCTTCTCTTCCTGGTCGTTCTTGTCTTGATTTACATGACTATTGCGTTTCAGTTTAATTCCCTTTCACTGCCGCTGCTTGTCCTTGGAACTGTTTACTTAGCAGTAGCCGGAGCTGTCGCCGGACTGTTTGTGACACAGACTCCATTCAGTTTCATGGCAACAATGGGGATTGTGTCTCTTGCAGGAATTGTAGTCCGAAACTCTGTCGTGCTGTTTGAATTTATAGAACAGCGGATCAAAGCGGGCTATGGCCGTACGGAAGCTGTTCTGGAAGCGGGAAGAGCTAGAATACGTCCTATCCTTCTGACGGCATTCACTGCTTTAGTGGCTCTGCTGCCTGTTGCATTCAGCAGCGATCCATTATTCAAACCGCTTGCCATCAGCATAGTATCCGGGGTCCTGTTCTCAACAATTCTGACGCTGCTGATCGTTCCTGCTTTATATATAGTCGTAGATAAGCTTCGTACGAAAAGAAGAAAAATATAACAGATAAGGCTGCCTTTTATTGGCAGCCTTTTTTAAACATAGTATAGTAATTAAATAGAACAGATGCATAAAGGGGGAAAATAGAATGTTTTTACATAAGATTGATGATGAACTATCACTAAAATTAATAGATTTGCCGGATGCTGATAAGCTTTTCAAATTGACAGACCATTCAAGAAACCATTTGAGAAATTGGCTTCCGTGGCTGGATTTCACAACAAAACAGGAAGACACAAAATCATTCATTGAAGGGTGTCTGCGGGCTTATGCAGAAAATAAAAGCCTGAATGCAGTTATTTTATATAAAGGTGAACTCGCAGGAACAGCAGGCTTTAACCAAATCAACTGGTCAAACAGGACAGCTTATATCGGATATTGGCTCGGGGCAGAGTTTCAGGGCAATGGCATTATGACAAAAGTTGCCGGAGCATTGACCGATATAGCCTTTCAGGAATACAACTTGAACAAAGTTGAAATCCGGGCTGCTGTTTTGAACACGAAAAGCAGAAGCATCCCCGAACGACTTGGCTTTGTGCATGAAGGAAACATCAGACAAGCTGAATGGCTCTATGATCATTTCGTTGATCATGCCGTGTATGGGATGCTTGCTAATGAGTGGAAGCAAAAATAACGAAGAAAGCACC
The window above is part of the Metabacillus dongyingensis genome. Proteins encoded here:
- a CDS encoding DoxX family protein; amino-acid sequence: MAKSVSKGRLLTSWVMSGLVILFMLFDSIMKFVKPVQVVEGTLSLGFEEHHIFIIGLLGLLSVILYLVPRTSLLGAVLLTGYYGGVIATHLRLDAPLFSHTLFPVYLAVIAWGGLWLRDETVRSLFPFRKQLSADKKIQSHI
- a CDS encoding DinB family protein, with the translated sequence MNPYVKNALHQIEVANDTIIKIIETLEESDLMKRPTADKHSVGELLKHIAMICHADLLISEGASWEEMAGFYSSAALNNLHDIKEALIKNHIILSERFSQFNEKELHQEMTSYWGTVYTRYEWLLEMAVHLYHHRGQLHAILVHCYKKDPGVMMFE
- a CDS encoding LTA synthase family protein; amino-acid sequence: MSLNNRKNMVMFLLTVGLITVFWMFKTLYFVHEMELSPHKKYILVASAGFALCLTSLLVTGRSKLKFITAFIIYFILSFILYADAVYERYYDAILNVKLLGQADQLGHVKDSIISLIYPADYLYWIDVLLAAVLLIVYYLIKQNEQRKAFSRIAFGLGAAAILFTSFYPLKDTFSDQYKVSLTGVLPAHIYDVKQNMLKQAFAKETFLNDKKQIQELQSYFSENQELQKESPYYGKFKGKNVIVIQAESLNTFPIGLKVNGEEVTPNLNDLIGESHYYPNTYLQIGRGNTSDAEFVSNNSLYPMAPKGVYNAYPFNEYMSLANVLKREGYSTSATHGNNPDFWNRHQAYPEQGYQTFYHKNHPKITADEIVGLGISDESIFNQMAEIYTEDKKPFYNFIVSLTNHRPFVMPKDHQYLNLPKRFEGTNTGHYLQSTKYFDETIGLFIEDLKRKNLWDDTIFVVYGDHYGPLPMDKDEINKLIAVDFNEKEQFNIPLIIHHPGQTEGAVNEVTASQMDIFPTITSLLGIDQKLIQFGKPLDADHEGFAGFAYETTRYSFYSDSYDYIASHDGVFSSGKCIDNKTKKQTDIEACRENYNKLYKDIELSTMFLENDLITKLY
- a CDS encoding efflux RND transporter permease subunit, coding for MFEHFLKRGKLIIILFFMIILVGGYLFYQLPKRELPEFSANIVSISTVYPGADASVVESDVTEVLEDVFKNSEGIASINSVSAQEFSTVIIEVDDSEDFEKISSNIKQNVSDNVSKLPEGAFDPEVKNAAADLPVGSYMITAGDMNTLESSQEEILDLKEKVLDLDGVSGVTIKGFNEKEAILKLDSDKLSDKGLNVSTIIDAINNEYKTTPLGETKQDGENVGLSLKQYKDVKQIKDLTVQSPITKELIKVSDIAELAFEEKDQEDIVSFNGKPAYSFTVTIDSGLDIPAAFTKVDKEIKDELNLPEGAELETYYSQKADVDTIFDDLIKEAVIAVLAVILITTLGLTLSGAFIVSLAIPLSITLGTMPLPFLDVDLNQISVIGLIIALGILVDDAIVVNDNILRQYKLQKNGNVLQATKDGVKEVWGSIVTSTLAVVFAFLPITLLSGSNGSFIRSLPSVLILTVVASMIISLTLVPVYQYAVNKKRIRSSEKEPGFLGKPLKKLSDFYADILLAKIVKRPVIIGVGGIAATSLIFLLAFYVPFEFFPSANKKEVTLTVTMPTDYTLEETNGVLIELEKDLMDIKETEETAIFAGTGVPGLFSETVENAGQNTGQIVARIDNKAVTADEYIEENKDDLREKYPDAEIFLTTIVQGPPTEAPVTVKLSGEDFYRLNDIKNELAGKIQKADNGLIIDNVKASLSSIQYNLDRDALTENGLDPKFISDQIRLVTEGIPIGTFKSDNKNIDLVMKQDTEIHQEGIQLGEIEVPLQTEGPVPQTAPISDFLETDTIEQYQTIPHENGERTITLKAYPGESETFKEDVAKIVNEFKNQYADEGYSLTLGGENDDQTQFFIEISLLFLVVLVLIYMTIAFQFNSLSLPLLVLGTVYLAVAGAVAGLFVTQTPFSFMATMGIVSLAGIVVRNSVVLFEFIEQRIKAGYGRTEAVLEAGRARIRPILLTAFTALVALLPVAFSSDPLFKPLAISIVSGVLFSTILTLLIVPALYIVVDKLRTKRRKI
- a CDS encoding GNAT family N-acetyltransferase, with the protein product MFLHKIDDELSLKLIDLPDADKLFKLTDHSRNHLRNWLPWLDFTTKQEDTKSFIEGCLRAYAENKSLNAVILYKGELAGTAGFNQINWSNRTAYIGYWLGAEFQGNGIMTKVAGALTDIAFQEYNLNKVEIRAAVLNTKSRSIPERLGFVHEGNIRQAEWLYDHFVDHAVYGMLANEWKQK